From Jeotgalibaca dankookensis, one genomic window encodes:
- a CDS encoding AI-2E family transporter, translating to MKKVRNYPKKLSWFEQWILNNKFVTSLIIVLLILLIILVFSKVSYLLQPIASFFSILGFPLVLSGILYYLMNPFVNWATRRGLSRSMAIVFAFLIFIVLLIWGFAILIPVIQEQVSGFIEEFPEYWVTINQMLSNLLEYNWFRNIQKQLLEINTEVLNYITNWANGALSNTGGWLSSVVGVVTNVFVGLITMPIILYYLLKEGHKLPKAILQFLPNRQRESFGHLLAEINSQVSQYVQGQVIVATCVGIMFVIGYSIIGLNYGISLGIIAGFLNIIPYLGSFIAILPALIIGLVDSPWMLIQVIIVFSIEQFLEGRFISPQVLGSNLSIHPVTIMIVLLTSGKLFGLVGFVLGIPGYAVLKVIFTHGFEWYKSESGLYNEEVEETPVIETEADE from the coding sequence ATGAAAAAAGTCCGAAACTATCCCAAAAAGTTGTCTTGGTTTGAACAGTGGATACTCAATAACAAGTTTGTAACGTCTCTAATTATTGTCTTACTTATATTATTAATCATTCTTGTTTTTTCAAAAGTCTCCTATCTGTTGCAACCAATTGCCAGTTTTTTTAGTATTCTAGGATTTCCACTCGTTTTGAGTGGCATTCTTTATTACTTAATGAATCCTTTTGTTAATTGGGCAACACGTAGAGGCCTTAGTCGTAGTATGGCTATTGTATTCGCCTTTTTAATATTTATCGTCTTATTAATTTGGGGTTTTGCAATTTTGATACCTGTTATTCAAGAACAAGTCTCCGGATTTATTGAAGAGTTTCCTGAATATTGGGTTACTATTAATCAAATGTTATCTAATTTACTAGAGTATAATTGGTTTAGAAATATCCAAAAACAACTTCTTGAAATTAACACAGAAGTTTTAAACTATATTACTAATTGGGCAAATGGTGCTCTTTCCAACACAGGTGGATGGTTATCTTCGGTAGTCGGAGTCGTCACCAACGTTTTCGTTGGATTGATAACCATGCCAATTATTTTGTACTACTTATTAAAAGAAGGACATAAATTACCGAAAGCAATCCTGCAATTTTTACCAAATCGACAACGTGAGTCCTTTGGTCACTTATTAGCAGAGATTAATAGTCAAGTGAGCCAATATGTGCAAGGGCAAGTTATTGTAGCTACTTGTGTAGGAATTATGTTTGTCATTGGTTATTCAATTATTGGGTTGAATTATGGTATTTCTTTGGGCATTATTGCAGGATTCTTAAATATTATTCCTTATTTGGGATCTTTTATTGCAATTTTACCCGCTCTGATCATTGGTTTAGTTGATTCTCCTTGGATGCTCATTCAAGTTATTATTGTCTTTAGTATTGAGCAATTTTTGGAAGGACGTTTTATTTCTCCCCAAGTGTTAGGAAGCAATTTATCCATTCATCCCGTTACCATCATGATTGTTTTATTGACATCAGGGAAATTATTTGGCCTAGTTGGTTTTGTATTAGGAATTCCTGGTTATGCTGTTTTAAAAGTTATCTTTACGCATGGGTTTGAATGGTATAAGTCAGAATCTGGCCTTTATAACGAAGAGGTAGAAGAGACACCAGTAATAGAGACAGAAGCGGATGAATAA
- a CDS encoding ABC transporter ATP-binding protein codes for MLKLAKRISKKAVFGSILFIVIQVFAELNLPNMTSNIINYGIATGDFNYIWRTGAIMLGLTVITILAAIAGVYISASESQKVGRALRSDIFEKVMYLSKDKIDEVGQASLITRSTNDVEQLQFVFMMMLRMLTFAPIMGIGAATLSYVQSPRLARIFFISVPVLIVFLVIIMSAAVPRFKKIQKMTDRLNLIFREGLTGVRVIRAFNKSDYEEKRFKGANFDFMRNNIIAMSITSLLMPVMILVLSSTNIAIVLIGGEYIAVGDMPVGNLVAFISYSSMLLFSFMMLSFMLTMIPQAQVSAKRINEVLAMESTITDGSKTFPTTDFTDESARLTFDDVTYKFHDAEKPVLCDVSFDMQAGETLAIIGGTGSGKSTMANLIMRLYDATTGSVFLNGENVKDLKQYDIRERISYVPQKANLFTGTIRTNMLDGKPDATDEEIWEALEIAQAKDFVEKLDGGLEYQVEQGGSNFSGGQRQRLSIARAIVKKSAVYVFDDSFSALDFKTDAALRYALKEKITDAVVVIIAQRISSVMTADEIIVLDSGRVVGQGSHEELVEENNETYMEIMNSQFREGEGQ; via the coding sequence TTGTTAAAATTAGCAAAACGTATTTCTAAAAAAGCTGTTTTTGGTTCAATACTGTTTATTGTCATCCAAGTTTTTGCAGAGTTAAACCTACCAAATATGACGTCTAACATTATTAACTATGGTATTGCAACAGGAGACTTTAATTATATTTGGCGAACAGGAGCGATTATGCTTGGTTTAACTGTTATTACGATTTTAGCAGCCATTGCGGGTGTGTATATATCAGCTAGTGAGTCACAAAAGGTAGGGCGCGCATTGCGTAGTGATATTTTTGAAAAAGTCATGTACCTATCAAAAGATAAAATTGATGAAGTCGGCCAAGCGTCTCTAATTACAAGGTCCACAAATGATGTTGAGCAACTTCAGTTTGTATTTATGATGATGTTACGAATGTTGACGTTTGCCCCTATCATGGGGATAGGAGCTGCAACACTTTCTTATGTTCAAAGTCCGCGATTAGCACGTATTTTCTTTATCTCTGTACCGGTTCTAATTGTTTTCTTGGTTATTATTATGAGTGCAGCCGTTCCAAGATTTAAAAAGATTCAAAAAATGACTGACCGTTTAAACTTAATTTTCCGTGAAGGCCTAACCGGCGTTCGTGTTATCCGTGCTTTTAATAAAAGTGATTATGAAGAGAAGCGATTCAAGGGCGCCAACTTTGATTTCATGCGTAACAATATTATTGCGATGTCTATAACAAGCTTACTGATGCCTGTTATGATATTGGTATTAAGTTCTACTAATATCGCAATCGTTTTGATTGGTGGCGAGTATATAGCAGTTGGTGATATGCCAGTGGGAAATCTTGTAGCCTTTATTAGTTATTCATCTATGTTACTGTTTAGTTTCATGATGCTCTCATTTATGCTAACTATGATTCCGCAAGCACAAGTTTCAGCCAAACGGATTAATGAAGTGTTAGCCATGGAAAGTACCATTACAGATGGTTCAAAAACCTTTCCTACAACAGATTTTACAGATGAATCCGCACGATTGACTTTTGACGATGTGACTTATAAATTTCACGATGCAGAGAAACCAGTCTTATGCGATGTAAGCTTCGATATGCAAGCAGGTGAAACATTAGCTATTATCGGAGGAACTGGTTCAGGTAAATCAACCATGGCTAATTTGATTATGCGACTATACGATGCTACAACAGGTAGTGTTTTTCTAAATGGCGAAAATGTAAAAGATTTAAAACAATATGACATTCGTGAGCGAATTTCCTATGTGCCTCAAAAAGCAAACTTATTTACAGGAACCATTCGCACCAACATGTTAGATGGGAAACCAGATGCTACTGATGAAGAGATTTGGGAAGCACTTGAAATTGCCCAAGCAAAAGACTTTGTTGAAAAGCTAGATGGGGGATTAGAATACCAAGTCGAACAAGGTGGTAGTAACTTCTCTGGTGGACAAAGACAACGATTAAGTATTGCGCGTGCAATTGTGAAAAAATCAGCGGTTTATGTTTTTGATGATTCATTTTCTGCATTAGATTTTAAAACCGACGCAGCCTTACGTTATGCCCTAAAGGAAAAAATTACTGATGCTGTTGTGGTTATTATTGCACAACGTATTAGCAGTGTGATGACCGCAGATGAAATTATTGTTTTAGATAGTGGACGCGTCGTGGGGCAAGGTAGCCATGAAGAATTAGTAGAAGAAAATAATGAGACATACATGGAAATCATGAACTCTCAATTCAGGGAAGGGGAAGGCCAATGA
- a CDS encoding PTS glucitol/sorbitol transporter subunit IIA, with translation MKSKIVHVGKDAFSKEPILILFGEDATDAIRDVSLLQRFEEDIRDFQLQIGDHIYFGDQVYTITHVGKSVSANLMSLGHVTFVFKPFDPQNIIETSIYLSPYNLPEVVTGMTITYQSSL, from the coding sequence ATGAAGAGTAAAATTGTACATGTAGGTAAGGATGCATTTAGTAAAGAACCTATCCTCATTTTATTTGGTGAAGATGCAACGGATGCAATTCGTGATGTCTCATTGTTGCAAAGATTTGAAGAAGATATCCGTGATTTTCAGCTCCAAATTGGTGACCACATTTATTTTGGCGACCAAGTCTATACAATTACACATGTTGGTAAGAGTGTAAGTGCGAATTTAATGTCGCTGGGACATGTTACTTTTGTATTTAAACCTTTCGATCCACAAAATATAATTGAAACAAGTATTTATTTGAGCCCTTATAACTTACCAGAAGTTGTGACTGGTATGACTATTACCTATCAGTCATCTCTTTAA
- a CDS encoding TetR/AcrR family transcriptional regulator — translation MPKQTFFNLSKEKRERLLRAAYKEFSKFSLENASINAIIHESDISRGSFYQYFEDKEDLYFYCLHLLKSNEKENVENCFKKENGDLFKGLERTFDYLFDTYFCGKNKEFYHHFFVNMTYRLSRNIYTDAQHTQTVQHYEKNLQDLTAIIDKTKLNFDSNSELQEFIRYTFQMIHWSISRVFLQNLSKEEAKRIVNQQLSWLKNGITK, via the coding sequence ATGCCAAAACAAACTTTTTTTAATTTATCCAAAGAGAAAAGAGAACGTTTGTTGCGAGCCGCCTACAAAGAATTTTCAAAATTTTCCCTAGAAAATGCTTCTATAAATGCTATTATCCATGAGTCCGACATTTCAAGAGGGAGTTTTTATCAATATTTTGAAGATAAGGAAGACCTTTACTTCTACTGCCTTCATCTCCTAAAAAGTAATGAAAAAGAAAATGTAGAAAATTGTTTTAAAAAGGAAAATGGAGATTTATTTAAAGGGTTAGAAAGAACCTTTGATTATTTATTTGACACTTATTTTTGTGGTAAAAATAAAGAGTTTTACCATCATTTTTTTGTCAATATGACTTATCGACTCAGTCGTAATATTTATACTGATGCCCAACATACCCAAACGGTTCAACACTATGAGAAAAATTTGCAGGATTTAACAGCGATTATCGACAAAACCAAGTTAAATTTTGATTCAAATTCAGAGTTACAAGAGTTTATCCGTTATACCTTCCAAATGATTCACTGGTCCATCTCACGCGTTTTCCTTCAAAATCTATCCAAAGAAGAAGCAAAACGGATTGTCAACCAGCAATTATCTTGGTTAAAAAACGGAATTACTAAATAA